A genomic window from Haliaeetus albicilla chromosome 10, bHalAlb1.1, whole genome shotgun sequence includes:
- the SLC7A9 gene encoding B(0,+)-type amino acid transporter 1, whose protein sequence is MCMFSGNTYLHYFGPISISKTQTLPCWTDILFLFLSRFQQVNQMGKESLRKRKGENNGKEDGESIQSHEPQTTNLQKQVGLISGICMIVGTIIGSGIFVSPKSVLANVGAVGPCLTIWAACGILATLGALCFAELGTMITKSGGEYPYLMEAFGPIPAFLFSWTSLLVTKPSSFAIICLSFAEYASAPFYPGCDPPQVVIKCLAAAAIVIITIVNSLSVKLGSYLQNFLTAAKMIIVTIIIVSGIVLLAQGKTENFEDSFKDSKISVSSISLAFYNGLWAYDGWNQLNYITEELKNPYRNLPLSIIIGIPLVTVCYVLINISYFTVMTSTELLQSQAVAVTFGDRVLYPASWIVPLFVAFSTIGSANGTCFTAGRLVYVAGREGHMLKVLSYISVKRLTPAPAIIFYGAIAIIYIIPGDINTLINYFSFAVWIFYGLTVLALIVMRFTRKELRRPIRIPIIIPVIVTLVSILLVLAPIISAPELAYLYCVLFILSGLIVYVLFVHFKFDWPQKISKPITMHLQMLLEVVPAEDVTE, encoded by the exons ATGTGTATGTTTTCTGGCAATACTTACCTACATTATTTTGGACCCATATCTATCAGCAAAACTCAAACATTACCATGCTGGActgatattttgtttttatttctttcgAGATTTCAGCAAGTAAAccaaatgggaaaagaaagcttgagaaaaagaaaaggagagaacaaCGGAAAAGAGGATGGAGAATCCATTCAGAGTCATGAACCCCAAACGACAAACCTACAAAAGCAg GTGGGCCTCATCAGTGGAATCTGTATGATTGTTGGTACAATTATTGGCTCAGGTATCTTTGTTTCTCCAAAATCAGTACTTGCCAATGTTGGAGCTGTGGGTCCTTGCTTAACCATCTGGGCAGCCTGTGGAATTCTTGCAACATTAG GTGCACTTTGTTTTGCTGAGCTTGGTACAATGATCACAAAATCTGGGGGAGAATATCCTTACCTTATGGAGGCATTTGGCCCAATTccagcatttttgttttcttggacAAGCTTACTCGTCACAAAACCCAGTTCATTCGCAATCATTTGTCTCAGCTTTGCGGAATATGCATCAGCTCCTTTTTATCCAGGCTGTGATCCACCCCAAGTTGTCATCAAGTGTCTTGCAGCAGCTGCCATTG tgATAATTACAATAGTGAATTCACTGAGTGTGAAGCTGGGAAGCTATCTCCAGAATTTTCTCACAGCTGCTAAAATGATCATTGTCACAATCATTATTGTAAGTGGAATTGTTCTCCTGGCACAAG gaaaaactgaaaactttGAAGATTCTTTCAAGGACAGCAAAATTTCTGTTAGTTCTATAAGTTTGGCATTTTATAATGGACTCTGGGCATATGATGGATG gaATCAACTCAATTACATCACAGAAGAACTTAAAAATCCTTACAG AAATCTACCGCTATCTATAATTATTGGAATCCCCTTGGTTACAGTTTGTTACGTTCTGATAAACATTTCGTATTTCACCGTAATGACTTCAACAGAACTCCTGCAGTCCCAGGCAGTTGCTGTG ACATTCGGAGATAGAGTCCTTTATCCAGCCTCTTGGATAGTTCCTCTCTTTGTGGCCTTTTCTACAATTGGATCTGCCAATGGGACCTGTTTTACTGCAGGCAG aCTTGTTTATGTTGCAGGTCGTGAAGGGCACATGCTAAAGGTGCTATCTTACATTAGTGTTAAGCGTTTAACACCAGCACCTGCTATCATATTTTAT ggGGCCATTGCTATTATTTATATTATCCCTGGTGACATCAACACActcataaattattttagttttgcaGTCTGGATATTTTATGGTTTAACTGTACTTGCACTCATCGTTATGAGGTTTACAAGAAAGGAACTCAGGAGACCAATCAGG ATACCCATCATCATTCCAGTCATAGTGACGTTAGTCTCTATTTTACTGGTATTGGCACCAATCATCAGTGCACCTGAATTGGCCTATTTgtactgtgttttatttatacTTAGTGGACTTATAGTTTATGtactttttgttcattttaaattcGACTGGCCCCAAAAAATATCAA AGCCCATCACTATGCACCTTCAGATGCTTTTGGAAGTTGTTCCAGCAGAAGACGTTACTGAATAA